AGAAATGTCCTCCCTGTGAGCAGCGGCGTGCCTCAATCTGCTGACTTTACATCTCTGTGGAGAGTTGGCTTAGTCTCAGAATATGTTTTCACATCATGATTCCAGACCCACAAATCAGGAGATGAAACAAATCTTAACGTCAACAGAGAAGTTCATATAAAAATTCTTATTGACTCAAATATTGAATGTATCGatacagtcatgaaaatgattcTCATGTGCTTGTCTGTGACTgataaatacatacagtagatcTGTGGAAGAAACAcctgtaaaaatacataaaaatggaACATTATTGGAGTAAAGagaaatcaaaacaacaaagagtTGCACTTCGACTCAAAGAAtactttatattaaggtccttgtaattAGTGTTACTTAAAAGATTAGAAAGCCCTTATAGGTTTTatataagtgttaataatatTGAAGTCAAATTAAACTGACTACAAGCAAAGTGATAAAATAGGTCAAATCTTTTTGTATTTGTCACCAACAGTAAGAcggtggagctgcagaggctacgagacaaaaacaaaacgttgACGAAGGAGCTGAAGGAGAAACGCAGCGCTCATCAGAAGGAGGTGAGAGAACAAAgctgaggacagaaaaaaatgcagctcGAGGATAATATCATAATAATATTATCATGTAttatatataatgatataatattatACCAAATGGCTGTAACTTGGTTAGAAAATGTTGGATgttgacaaaaatgtattttttctgtctggGTTTGCAGTAAAAACACcgaatttgactgttttttttaaaaaaatctggtAAATTCATCTAAAATTAAGAATTTTACtgagccagactgaaacatcAGGTTCTCCTGATACAAATGATGTATGACACTTGATGCTGACTACCAGAAaatgggaggaaaaacaaaatcaaagaaacAGTTATAGTGAAATCTGCTGCTCAGTGGTTGTAGTTCCACTTCTGTCCAGCAGATGTCAGGATTGGACTAGTTCTGCTTTGGTCTCTCTGGATGAGGATAAATCGATAAATAATggtcttttaatgttttttataatgAATGTGAAGCGTTTCTCTTTGTCAAACGTGCGGCCAAGAAACGGAGCAGCACAACATCCTCCTGCTGCCAGCTCCTCCAATCAGAAGTAATGGATTAACACCGTTCATGCTTTTCTCAGGCTAGTTTAGGTCACTGTGTCAGCGAGCCAGTTAAAAACAGCGAATAACAAGTCTGATGTTCGATTTCAAACGATTAATTTCATGAAACATTAAACCTCAAGGTTCAAATTTATGTGCAGAGGCCAAATTTGACAAACTACAACCACCCCAGAGAACACAGTAACTCAGAGTTTACTGGCACCCATTTTGTATTAATGTGTGTTGATTCTGGGCATTAGTGAGACATTCCTACACActgtcaggatttttttttttttaatttacacttgGCCTCAAAGACTCACTCCCTCCCTGGCCTCTGTTTCAACCAGTCCATCAAACAACAGACTAAAAATCCTGGTCTACAATTATCTCTccaagagaagaaaacaagaggCCGCTGTGTCAGTGAGGAACTTCATGAGAACATTTATTTGTGGTGAATCAAGTCGGTGAATTATCATGAAAGTCTGGGGGGTCGGAGATTAAATCAGACCCTTTTGGATTCACTCGTCTTTCCAGATGAAGGACTTGAAAATTCAAGTCAGTGCAATCAGTCACACGTGTCCTCATTATTTCCTGtgatgttgtcttgtgtttgaGGTgagggagctgcagcaggagaacGAGGGGAGTCTGGGGAAACTTCAGGAGACGGCAGAGCAGTTTGAGTGGCTGTGTCAACAGCAACGCTACTGGATGTGTTGTGTCAAGAGGTCGGTACTTCCTCCCTGAACTTTTGACCTGATCGAACTGAGTTTTACAATCACACATGATGATGattctgatgatgatgagctTTCATATGTGTCTTCATTGACATTCAAGGACACTGAAGTGCCAGAAAACCAACTTTTggaattagaaaaataaaaatgactggTTATTCCACATGAGcaatttctgtatttgtgttttgtctcttctcACTTGCGTCAGTTGGACAGGCCTAGGCTGAAAAAATGTGGTAATCTTACGTATTTTCAGCGTAAAggaaaaaatcaacatttgtatttattcactaACTCCTGCAACCTCAACCTCATGATGGAGAAAACAACCGTGATTAACAGTTGGATGATGGATGGGCAgctttacttgtttttaaagtagttggcgttagctagttagctcagttagccgtgcagctagtggtcttATGGAGTGCCAATGCTCGGACTCAGAGCTTGGAGCACTGGGGGGAGTGTGAGTGTtaacactgtgttgtttttaggGCTGGGGCAGGGAGATCAGTTAATAGGAccgctaactgcacagctaactgagctaagtagaaaacagctgctgctgtcactggtCACTGTGCGTAAATACTTCTATTTCTACAGATTCAAAAACTGcctggtggaggagagagaagctctGCTGCGACAGGTCAGCATGTTGGAAAAGAAGGCTGAGAAACTGAAGAAGAGGTTAAACGATGACAGTCCCTCACAGAGcgtcctctgtcctctgcaggACACTAAATGCTGTGATAGGTAAGGTAGAAAAAACAACGTATCACTGTGATAAAGCTTCACGTCTTGTGCCAGACATCAGTTCTGGAGTGTTTTAAAAACCTCCCACTGGGcgttaaataaagaaaacaaaattccTCTTCATCTCacatcatttttatatatatccCACTTTGGCCCACCCCTACATGCTTTCAGGTCAACATGAATTTACAACCCGCCTTTCTTTTCAAGCAGTATAACATGGGATGCAGATGCAGAGATTGACTTCAAGTCTCAGGTGGAGAAGTCGAACACACTGTATGAGGAGCTCTTTAACGAGGTACCACTTTAatttttctccaaaatgtttcacaaagtCTTGTTGTAGCctaaatgttcagtgttttggAATCTGTGGGTGGGAGACGCACAAACCTCAGGGGTGAAGTATTAGAGATTTATAAGGGAGGGCTAATATTCATCTGAGAATCGCTGCCAAGTCTCAGAGGAGTTACTGCGCTGTCAGTTGTTCCAGAAATTAGAGGTGCCTCTTGAACCTGGGCGgctgagtgtgtttttctgtcttctgtaGATTGTTTAAAGTAAAGAGGCTTTGAGGTAACTGCAGGGGTCACCGAGAGCTCTTTGGCAACCAAACACGAAGCCAAAACAGTTCTTCTGACTTCCACAAACCTCTCATATGTGAAGGActacaactaatgattatttttattaacaaataatctacctattatttttttattttgaaaagtcaAATAAGACAAATACAGTAGATATTCAATTTTCTTATCATTCATGACAAAGACGAgcatcaaatcctcacatttcagaagtcggaaccagaaaatgtttgacgtTTGCtggaaaaataacagaaaaaaggtttcaaaatcattttctttccatcaacTCATTCAAAAATCATGCTGCTCTTATGTGAGAAAATCTCGGTGACTCTTGGTTTTAAGAGCGACCACGTctatataaaaacatttctggatgaAAGACAAGGACAGATCTGAAGGCTGTAATAGAAGAAGTCCAAAAACACAGGGGTAATACTCATCTGGGTGCGACTGCCAGTCGCTACAGGGGTTGTCATACAGCCAGAACTGTGAAACTTCATGGGTACTGAAagtcttgtctttgtttttgtctttaaaaagttTCTTGAAAGTTTTTAATCGAATCATTGGATAACCGCAGAACGTTCCTTAAAAAAGACCCAAGTGAAAGAACATCTCCTTCGTAAGAGTTTGTGGAGCTAAATGAACATCcaaatcgccagaataaatgttggcaatgtacgtttctgcaaaccacagatatgttgccACTTTACATTcctttatgttgtgacaatgttgtgcttatgatctggttaggtttaggcacagaaaccacttagttagggtcaggaaaagatcacgtcttggcctaaaatacctgattttgtcgccacaaacacaactaaaAAACGTTCCAATGTCCCGCAAAAAACATCTGATCCTGTTGCCAAAAACATGCCACCAAATGTCTCGACATCGTGTTAAAAAATATCTATTAGCTTCATACTACTCGCCCAGCTGTTACACCAGTGCCATTATCTCCACAACTTAAAACATGAGGATATGCCAGTATtgtgttcacaacttgtttccACGGCCCCCATGTGGCCAAATAAATAGTTACTGCAGGTTTAAAAAGAGCTGTTTTCAACTGTTGAAATAATAAACCAATGCTGCCCTTTTCCTGGAGAGGACAGCCGCCTCCTTCAGGCGTATTTTGTTTCACCTATTGACTACGGTTCATTAAGATTTCAGAAAGGACCAATATCTTTAGAGTGATCAGTTCAGTGTTTTGAAATCTCTGGATTTAAAGAGACGAGTTCAGATCTCTGGGGTGAAATATGAGAAATCCAAAGCACAGAGCCAATATTCATCCAGGCACAGCTGCCAGTCTGCAGTGGGCTTGTTGTAGTGCCAGGATTTTCCCAAAAAATCTTTCAAGGGCATTAAAGTctcatcagtgtttttattttgtctgtgcAGTGAATTTTAAGGAGAGCTTCATACAGCGTTCAACAGCACTGCGCAGATGACACTGCCATATCACTTTACAGCCACAAGGGGGCACATTAGTCAACCATTATTGAAATTGAATATTCTCAAGCATGGAAACTTATTTTACTgttcaaaatattttattttttttatgaatgaaaacacaatttaagAAATGCTACAAAATCTGGGTAAGTTACTTGGCAATCTGTCTTCCTCAGAAAACAACCATTTAGGTTGactgtgcatttatttatttttttattttacattcattGTTGGGCGGCGACCTACAGTGGCCATTTTAATTATCATGGCAGCAAAAGAGGAAGGCAGGAGACTgagtataaagagcgacaaagtcTTCACAGTGAGGAGGGTGGGGCGGACAAACACAGGattttcacccaggagactgaGTTAATTAAAATTAGTAACAAAGTTAACTTATGTAATGTACATAACGTTATTCCTAACcaagttttgttgcctaaaatcaaccaaactgtgactgtatGACAACGGTCTGGTACACTGCAACTGTCGCTACAAAAGTCAAGTTGTTTTGGGACGAGGTATGCGGATGAGTTGGAGGGAGAGGGCACAATCAGCtgcttgttttcatttgattcCATTTTTCTCTAAAGTTTGAATCACTGAAATATCTTATGACCTTTCCTTGTTGAATTAGGTCTTTACTTTATTAACCTTGCAGTAAACTGGGAGGATCAGTGTCTTTTATAAActggaaacacacatttttaggtACAAAAACAGCTTAATCTGATCAGCCCCTTTTCAGAAATCTACagtttttcaataaaaatgattaccTCTGAAAGGAGTTCCAGTATATTACAACTTGggtcttatttttgtattttttggcaATTCTGTCCATCAAAAATAATACCGTACACACAAACTTCATTGTGGGGATCAGAAATGCAGCAGTTATCAACACTTTGATGTTCTCATTTTGGGATTTTATTGTAGTGATGTCACCATGTTCACAGATTTCAGCAATTACTTGAGGTAGTAAAATGTTATCATAACTTAAATTATGGCCAAAATGACAAGATTAAGACACCAGAGAATGATTATTTGAATTTATGGAGATGCTTGTAATCTGAAAAGAAGCTTTGAGGGGGTTATTTGATGTCTTTATTTAATAACAGGAGGAcctcatcacagagaaatcacACTGTACCTCTGATATGAAGGTTTATTCATGAATCTTTAAGGGCTAAAGTGCATAAAGTCTTTGGATTTTTAGAAAACATCTACCTTTTAGACCagttagttttaaaaaaatctttggaTTGGAGACAAGTGCAAATCTCAGGGGAGAAATAGAAATTCAAAACACAGATATTCATCTGAAGAGGACTGCCAGTCCCCCATGGACTTGTAGGGCTGCCAGGACATTCATAAAACTACTTCTTGGGCACAGGAGTCTGATCAgtgttttagtttttctgtttgtcgGCTTTAAAAAGTTGGACGCCTTTGGGGAACTATTGATTGCAAAGCCATTTTACAATCAAACAGGAACCCCACAATGTCCCACAAAGGGCTCCTCCAGGAAGTGTTCGCAAATCCTGACAGGCTCTCAACAACGCTTCATCCTCCTGGAGGATTTTTTAGAAACCCAAAAGGTGCTCGCTTTGGGATTTTTAAAAGCTCCCCCGTCTTCGGAGTGACAAGTTCAGTGTGGATAAGAGGAAGTCTGACAGACAGAACATAAGGCTGATACTCGTGTGCTGCCAGTCCCCAGAGGAGCCGCAGTGCTGCCAAAGCCTTGAGAGACCGCTGATACTTTCTGGGCACCAGAGTCACGACAggccttttctctgtctgtctgtcggctGCACATGGCTTCCTCCCAAGCCGCCCGGGTCCTCTTCcaaaacagcagagagatgaCTAATAATGACTGGAGGGAGGTGATTGCCTCTGTGCTTCATTCCCCTCACCTCTCACAGGCTCTGCAGTGCATTTCTCAAGATAATTATTCTGATTGAGTGCAGATGATGCAgggtgatgtttttttttcagccccTGCAGAGCTGAGACAGGGAGGAAACTTAGCTGGAGGAGCGGGGATCGccggagacagagaggaaataaCCGTGATAAAACGCATTACCAACTTTGTCATGATTTAGATAAACTGCAGACATGGGTGTCGGTCTGAGTTGCTAAAGAGATGAAATAGATACTGACGTCCAAATAGACAATAACGGAAATGTGGGAGTGAGTAAGTGGTAAGGTTTTGGTTATCTGCAAGACATCCATGCATCTGGCCTAAAAATGTGTAAcatgtgtttaacatttgtttgcGTTACTAAAATTCTGTAAAACTCTATGTAACCCTGTTGTACACCTCCAATAAATGGCATGAGTTTGCTGGGATTCCAGTTCAACTGCCTTCAAAATAGATTTCACTTTACTCTGGCCTGTCCACAAACATTTGAGTGCTGGGATTTCAAAGTCTCCAGGAAGAGCACCGGGCTTCGAAGCTCATTTTTGTATCGGTCAAACAGCCCCATGTGATGCACGGGGGCCCAAAAATACTTCTTCCcgtaagcttacattgtgaaacaAGTGGCTGGAAAAAAGTGGATACATTTATGTGTGCGCCACAACCCCTGTGAAAAAGGACTTGTTACACTATCCTAATTTGgccatttggaaagtctagaagagctgcatcGCTAAATCATTTTGTCTCTGTTCAAGTTAGCTGGCTTGGTcggtggaagtctctagtgcgcacgctCCATGGGCCCCACAACATGGAAAATCTGGGTAACTTTATATCTGGGAAGTTGAGCTTTTTTGTGTCACATTAAACACATGGGTTactttttcatgtcttttacttcagtctctcttccAAAGTCAATGCTGATTGAATGCTGCTCGAACGCAGACGAATGGAAAAATATTCACGCACTAACGTCCAGAGCTTCAACGTGCGTCATAGTGTTCTTCCGGGTGTCACGTCTCCATCACTGCTATTTGGAGCCAATAAACATCCATGATTACTGTTGTATCatttgacctgggaatgaatCTCGATTGTACCtgttcccactgaagacaaaagccagatgtgtTTGTGGGCTTTTTTGTCAAGAGTTTGCTCCATTTGTGATCTCGGCATTCTGTATGTTACTTTGTCATATAATGTCGCCAGAACTTATCCAAAAAGTTGAAACACCATTTTAATACCTACTACATCTAGCAGTGTGATCCATCTTCCAAGTTATTTTCATGATCTCACAGATTTATgctgtttgcttgaaaaaataaaacatttgcccAGAGTGAGACCAACAAAGCTTGCGACAAGAAGATAAGTGGATCAGCAGTTTTTAGGAAAATATTGgaattaaatgtgtttgcttTTCATCACCCACCAAGTTTTACCTTGATATCTAGAAATCTTTTGACCTGCCATTACTGTatttcttctctgtttccttTCCTGCAGATACTGAATGTTTATTGTCTTTGTTCATCTTCACTTACcgtttatttttctgtcctcaGGCAGGGAGCCCTATCAACAGATACCAAAAACCTCCTTGAGGACAGAAGCCTGGAGCCAGGACTcgtcttctttttctcttcccaCCTTCTGCAAACCAGAAGATAActagatgtttgtgtgtgtggttagcTTCCAATCTTTGtctaaaaaaacccacaaaaactTGGAAAAACATACCTGTGAAGCCATGCATTCAATGTTTTTCTTCCACTATTGTTAACTTGTCTTGAAAAGAATCTGCTTTCATGATATACGACTGAATTAAACTCTGTACAGTTTGCTTCTGTTCTCCTTTCTGCTGTGACACATGCACATCACATGTTCCTCAAGTCACGTCTTCCTGTAATTGTCCATTATTCAGACTTGTTAATCAACACCACTAACTAAAGCTGAAGCACCTGAGAATGTTCTCTCTTGTTGTTGTGCCAATGAGTCCTCACGGCAGCAGCTGGTacacagaggaaacaacaaACGTGTTGTTTAGACCAAAATGAAGCCGTGCTTGTTGACAGTCTGGTACATCTCAGATTTCCTCACTTATCACTTGGCTTTCACTTGTCAGCAAAAATTTAAAAGGGATGTGAGCTGGCTCAGATTGATGATGACAACTCAGAGGACTCAGTATGTGAACCATATGATGCACTCGTGGTGTAAAGGCAACAACAGTTTACGGACAAAGCAAATGTTTGGTCATGTTATAGTTTTAGGTAGTGTAAAATTtgtcaaatgttgtttttttatttagactTTAGTCTTTCGTCAAATCCCAATTCACCGCTTGCCCCTATCACTTTGCAGGCCCCCTCCCTGAAGTATTAAGGTATGAAAACCCTCTGTTGtcaatgtattatggtccttttctggACAATGAGCAGAAAACAATCTCTACCAGTTGCAGACATCTCAGTAGCTAACAAACTAGCGagctaacattacattgttattacTTTTTGTGTGTAACGAGGTCAATATTACCCTAcattgtaataaaaatgatgttgagATAAAGGTAGGTAACTTTGTTAAAAAACGTACAGGAAAGGTTAAATGTTACATCaggataaaaatgttaaaatggttTAACGGTACATTATAAAAATGGTTAAACAGCTATTTCATCGATGATTAAAAGGGTACGATGtaataactacatttaaaaagatgcagAGGCATTGTTATAAatattgagttttattttgaagagttCACGGTTGTAAAAGGAAGTGGTATTTGTGAACAAGAGTAATTCTGATCATTCATTGGTTGAGGTGGTTGATGGACAGGTGGGCAGTAACAGGAAGTAAAAGTCTGAGCTAAGTTTTTGTGGCTTGTCGGATAACACATCATGACAGAGAAGAAGACCTTGAAGAGTTTATGCAACAAGTGTGTAGTTGATGTCTCAGACTTTCTACTAGTGAGTCTGTGTCAAGATACTCGTGCTACATGATTCTGTGGGCAGCTTAAGATATTTATACTCGAAGTGTGTCGTACAgttgttcacctgtgtgcattAGCTTCAGGTGTTtgttagctcattagcataCTGAGTGTATGTTGTTAGCATTCATTAGCAAAGTGAATGGACTCCTAGCCACTGTTTAGCTAACCCAGCTAACAACTAACTAAAGGCCTTAGTTTATCGTTTCTGGCGTGGAAACCCTGAAGATTTATCAGAGACTGCTTTGAGCTGACATTACAGTATCAACTTAATGCTCAGTGGTCATTGCACTTCGCTGGAGAAGACTACGCTGTCGCTGGACACCTGGGTGCCATCTTGTTCTTCACCAAGACCAAGAGACTGGTTAAACTGCAGACCCCACTGCCGCTGAGGACACCCACCTGCCCTTTTGTTCACcagagactgagagactggTTAAAGCTGCAGACCCCACGGCCGCTGAGGACACCCACCTGCCCTTTTGTTCACcagagactgagagactggTTAAACTGCAGACTGGACTGGTAATACTGGAATAAGGtaccacacttttattttgctcatttgagTGAACCGGCCATAAGTTTTGGGTCGCACTGCTCCCAAGCTTCGCATCAGGCCTGCAATGGGGGTTtctatattttatgttattatatgcCGGCTTAGGTGTGTAGTGAATGAGTGTGGGCCCACTGAGCTCAATGTGCATGTGGATTAAGTGGCTTGAATTCGGTTACATTGTGTGTTGCAATTGAAAGGAAATATTGCCATGACATCTGAAGTTGTTGAGATGtgttaaatattatttcattgtgttatttgaaactttgaaaagtaaataagaagttcattatttttcaaaacGCATTTCAGTCtggtgatttattattattttgttaacgGAGACCCAAGACAATTTAAAGAGTGTATTAGCACAAGAGAAATATACATACGTTAtcttattattcattattagtAGGAAAGTTAAGTGATTTAAAGAACTCAGGGTCCTTCCCTGTATAAATTAGGGCTTTACTGGGCTACATGTGCATGAAAGTCTCGCATTTTAACTTATTTCCAAGTAGCATTACCCCCCTTTGATAGTATATGACGCCTaaaaagcacaggttgctaatgtGAGCCTATAAAGCACCGCCAACGTTAGTGTCCAGTAACAAAGCaacgtttattttttttaagatatatatatttaagttaTGGTGATATAAAACATTGCAGGACTGGaatgtcacagaattaaaggcgggactactgacgaggcgtttcaggggCAGTgctttctgtgggagagaggagcttctattggtgcagactttgaccttttgaacTTACGAGATCCTCAAGaacataaaacaacactgaaggagaggacaaaaaaggaaaaagcacaACAGATCTGCTTTAACATTACTCGTAACAATTACAATAAAGTTCTTGCACACAGGACTTATTCACTGGTGCattgaatcaaaacaaaatcctGCACACTTTCGCGCCACATGGTTGAAAAAGTACTAGTGACTGCTTTTTCACATGAACGAAACAAACCATGTCCAAAGTGAAAGTAGAGGCAGAACATTCACTgtcaacacatttaatttgttttccttcagtATTAACCAAAACTCGATACTTCTGGATCTAAAAGAGCTCTGGTATCAACTCCTGGCAACTAAAGTATGATTAATGTTTTATGGTCTTTTTTAGGCGCTTCAAGGTCaggaaaagattgtggtttTTATAAAATACTGAGATATTCAACATGGACTTAAAGCATGAAAAACAGGATGCACTGActtaataaatatttaagaaAACCACAACCTTTTTCCTACCCTCAatcaaaagttttaaaagttcGAACCAGAGGGGATTCAGGATGCAAATTCTGGTCTCAGGTGTTCTGTATGTTGCATTTATAATCCAGTGTCTCTACCTTTTTATAATAAGTCATGTTAAATTGCATTATACACAACTTTAAAGTGACAATCAATACAGTGAGacacatgaaataaattaatttgttttctggTTCAGCAGAGCctttaaaaagtttttcagATACTTTCCACTCGCTCTTGTAAAGTTTTCTGCCGGAGGGTTGGTTCAGACATGTTGTCTACCAAAACAATGAATTCCATTAACTCTCCCTGTGCGATAATGAGGGCGAACAACTAAGTTAATCCCAGATATTAAGGTGGGAGTGTACTCACAATGAAGCTGACTTTGCATGAAATCACACTCcatgttttgttcatttacaCCTTGGGTCACACACCTATTAAACATAAACCTGTGGGGTAATTTGAGGATTTAGAAATGGTTCGATGGGTCATGAAGGTGCAAATATCGTCTAACAACAATACCTGCTCATTTGAAAGACATGAACACAATGAGTgaggaaaggaaatgaagaTGCTTCCATTAACTTTTGTGGACCGCAGATTAGGTTTTAGGAAAAGAGGAACGTTACGTATGTGatgcaaatgaaacacattCCTTCTGTTAACTTACGGACATGTTACAGCGTAGGTTATTTTAACGTTCTGgtttttaaatgtgacacaaacactATTCTGGAAAGTCCATCGACGCTCATATacggtaatgttagctaggaagtggttgaatgctgaCTTTAGCTGATGGGTTAtcaaatttgttgttttaccttgaaatatgatCCCATTTCCCTCAAGATTTTTCACTATTCACAGTTTTTCAGATTTCTTCCGTTtataagatttaaaaaatgggaCACAGGAGTACAACATTtcagcttcccaccctgagcttGACTACGGTTTatgtgttttgacattttatacgTGTGGTATTTGGACAGAACTTAATAGTAAGGATTAGCCAATGTACTGCCTGCAATTCAAAAGTTGAAATCCATGTTATCTGTACACAGATTGAAGTGCTGTGTCAGAccaaaccattttttaaaatccagtATTTATATG
This window of the Pagrus major chromosome 18, Pma_NU_1.0 genome carries:
- the LOC141013738 gene encoding uncharacterized protein isoform X2 translates to MKISPTLTLVLFSVAAAVLDGEFLVSRDRERKLQHDLEAATARLRHQEQLNMELRMKQDELISRIHQQQDLVELLQQRVGLLVEESARDGELLQQVGSELLCLQSSEVKLEGLVEELHAEAHHRAVVAERLRAELHVEAQHRAELSESLHAELRSKTVELQRLRDKNKTLTKELKEKRSAHQKEVRELQQENEGSLGKLQETAEQFEWLCQQQRYWMCCVKRFKNCLVEEREALLRQVSMLEKKAEKLKKRLNDDSPSQSVLCPLQDTKCCDSITWDADAEIDFKSQVEKSNTLYEELFNEAGSPINRYQKPP
- the LOC141013738 gene encoding uncharacterized protein isoform X1, which gives rise to MKISPTLTLVLFSVAAAVLDGEFLVSRDRERKLQHDLEAATARLRHQEQLNMELRMKQDELISRIHQQQDLVELLQQRVGLLVEESARDGELLQQVGSELLCLQSSEVKLEGLVEELHAEAHHRAVVAERLRAELHVEAQHRAELSESLHAELRSKTVELQRLRDKNKTLTKELKEKRSAHQKEVRELQQENEGSLGKLQETAEQFEWLCQQQRYWMCCVKRFKNCLVEEREALLRQVSMLEKKAEKLKKRLNDDSPSQSVLCPLQDTKCCDSSITWDADAEIDFKSQVEKSNTLYEELFNEAGSPINRYQKPP